In one window of Balaenoptera musculus isolate JJ_BM4_2016_0621 chromosome 10, mBalMus1.pri.v3, whole genome shotgun sequence DNA:
- the LOC118902080 gene encoding LOW QUALITY PROTEIN: uroporphyrinogen-III synthase-like (The sequence of the model RefSeq protein was modified relative to this genomic sequence to represent the inferred CDS: inserted 3 bases in 2 codons), producing the protein MTLSARLGLCDPRRKCWCLGPGESRRHGSAGHAVRGPPSRLVAPAASLPAGGNREIPPLTGCLPSASPARRAPCKDCQVITKVLLLKDPEEDDCGQDPYIRELGLYGLEATLIPVLSFEFLSLPSFSEKLSHPEGYGGLIFTSPRAVEAVELCLEKDNKTKVWRKSLKEKWNAKSVYVVGNATASLVNKIGLHTEGENXGNAEKLAECICSRESSALPLLFPCGTLKREILLKMLKDRGIPVESLTVYQTIPHPGIQGNLNSYYSQQGIPASITFFIPSGLTHSLKHIQXLSGDNIDQIKVQLTAPLGGQDCLSCIDTAGPSLHPDWHAHSGRCPGTEHGHQHWAVRGTAPGHCLQPGSSPAGRLRWPGQARGGESESGALQTPSLL; encoded by the exons ATGACACTTTCAG CGCGGCTGGGGCTCTGCGACCCCCGGCGCAAGTGCTGGTGCTTGGGACCCGGGGAGAGCCGTCGCCATGGCAGCGCCGGCCACGCGGTGAGGGGGCCACCCTCCCGGCTGGTCGCTCCCGCAGCCTCGCTGCCTGCTGGTGGGAACCGTGAGATTCCGCCCCTGACTGGGTGCCTGCCGAGTGCCTCACCAGCCAGACGAGCACCCTGTAAAGACTGCCAGGTAATAACGAAGGTTCTTTTACTGAAAGACCCTGAGGAGGACGACTGTGGCCAGGATCCCTACATCAGGGAATTAGGATTATATGGACTCGAAGCCACTTTGATCCCTGTTTTATCATTTGAGTTTTTGTCTCTTCCCAGTTTTTCGGAGAAGCTGTCTCACCCTGAAGGTTACGGGGGCCTCATTTTTACCAGTCCCAGAGCAGTGGAAGCAGTGGAGCTGTGTTTGGAGAAAGACAATAAAACCAAAGTCTGGAGAAAGtctctgaaagaaaaatggaatgcTAAGTCAGTGTATGTGGTGGGAAATGCTACTGCTTCTCTAGTGAATAAAATTGGCCTGCATACAGAAGGAGAAAA TGGAAATGCAGAAAAGCTTGCAGAGTGCATTTGTTCTAGGGAGTCATCAGCACTGCCTCTTCTGTTTCCCTGTGGAACCCTCAAAAGAGAAATCCTGCTGAAAATGCTCAAGGACAGAGGGATTCCCGTGGAGAGCTTAACCGTCTACCAGACGATCCCACACCCAGGAATCCAGGGGAACCTCAACAGCTACTATTCCCAGCAGGGCATTCCAGCCAGCATCACGTTTTTCATTCCCTCTGGCCTGACACACAGTCTCAAGCATATTC GGTTATCTGGTGACAACATTGACCAGATTAAGGTGCAGCTCACAGCACCCCTGGGGGGTCAGGACTGTCTCAGTTGTATAGACACTGccggcccctccctccaccctgacTGGCACGCTCACTCCGGTCGGTGCCCAGGGACGGAGCACGGGCATCAGCACTGGGCTGTCCGGGGCACTGCTCCGGGACACTGTCTGCAGCCTGGGTCCAGCCCTGCAGGCAGGCTCCGTTGGCCCGGCCAGGCCCGTGGTGGTGAGTCCGAGAGCGGAGCTCTCCAGACGCCCTCTCTCCTGTGA